In one Bacillota bacterium genomic region, the following are encoded:
- the fabZ gene encoding 3-hydroxyacyl-ACP dehydratase FabZ — translation MAELNIDEILGMIPHRYPFLLVDRILEIVPGEKATGLKNVSINEPFFQGHFPGDPIMPGVLQAEALAQVGAVTLLVQPEYRNRLILFAGIDKFRFRGVVRPGDQMIMRLEVLGMRKGAGKAQGEITVDGKVVSGGQIMFAVME, via the coding sequence CATCGTTATCCGTTTCTGCTGGTTGACAGGATCCTGGAGATTGTTCCGGGGGAGAAGGCGACAGGCTTGAAAAATGTCAGCATCAACGAGCCTTTTTTCCAGGGGCATTTTCCCGGAGACCCCATCATGCCGGGGGTTCTCCAGGCAGAAGCTCTGGCCCAGGTGGGGGCGGTGACCCTTCTGGTACAACCGGAGTACAGGAACAGATTGATCCTTTTTGCCGGAATTGACAAATTTCGTTTCCGTGGAGTGGTACGCCCCGGGGATCAGATGATCATGCGGTTGGAGGTTCTCGGAATGAGGAAGGGTGCCGGGAAAGCCCAGGGTGAAATCACTGTGGATGGCAAGGTGGTTTCGGGGGGACAGATCATGTTTGCGGTTATGGAATGA
- a CDS encoding methionine adenosyltransferase: MNEERRLFTSESVTEGHPDKVADQISDAILDAILKDDENGRVAVETLVTTGLALISGEITTRCYVDIPRIVRNKIKEVGYTRAKYGFDGDTCAVLCSIDEQSPDIAIGVNKSREYKLEQDGENEYDRFGAGDQGMVFGFACNETPELMPLPIALAHKLAQRLALVRRERIIKYLRPDGKTQVTVEYEGDKPLRVDTIVVAAQHRDDIESGRIYEDILNDVIGEIVPPGLIDERTRILVNPTGRFVVGGPLGDAGLTGRKIIVDTYGGHARHGGGAFSGKDPTKVDRSGAYAARYIAKNIVAAGLADRCEIQVAYAIGVARPVSMSVDTFGTNRISERKIEAMIREHFDLRPGAIIDHLNLKNPIYQSLAAYGHFGRPELDLPWEKTDKAAVIRKEVGL; encoded by the coding sequence ATGAACGAAGAACGTAGATTATTTACCTCGGAATCGGTCACGGAAGGACATCCCGACAAGGTCGCCGACCAGATTTCCGATGCCATTCTGGATGCCATTCTCAAGGATGATGAAAATGGGAGGGTGGCGGTAGAAACCCTTGTTACCACCGGGTTGGCTCTGATAAGCGGGGAAATAACCACCAGATGTTATGTCGATATTCCCCGTATTGTCCGGAACAAGATCAAAGAGGTTGGCTACACGCGTGCCAAATATGGTTTTGACGGGGACACATGCGCGGTGCTCTGTTCAATAGACGAGCAATCGCCGGATATAGCCATCGGGGTGAACAAGTCCCGGGAATACAAACTCGAGCAGGACGGGGAGAATGAATACGACAGGTTCGGGGCCGGTGATCAGGGGATGGTATTCGGCTTTGCTTGCAACGAAACTCCGGAATTGATGCCCCTGCCCATCGCCCTGGCCCACAAACTGGCCCAGAGACTGGCTCTGGTCCGCAGGGAGAGGATTATAAAATACCTCAGGCCCGATGGCAAGACCCAGGTTACGGTTGAATATGAAGGTGATAAACCTCTCCGGGTAGATACCATCGTGGTGGCAGCACAACATCGGGATGATATCGAGTCGGGCCGGATTTACGAGGACATCCTGAACGATGTGATCGGGGAGATCGTGCCCCCGGGACTGATCGATGAACGTACTCGTATTCTGGTCAACCCGACGGGTCGATTCGTGGTCGGCGGGCCTCTTGGTGATGCCGGGTTGACGGGACGGAAAATCATCGTGGATACATATGGTGGTCATGCCCGCCATGGCGGGGGGGCCTTCTCGGGCAAGGATCCGACCAAGGTCGACCGTTCGGGAGCGTATGCTGCACGCTATATCGCCAAGAACATCGTGGCAGCCGGGTTGGCTGACAGGTGTGAAATCCAGGTGGCCTATGCCATCGGAGTGGCCAGGCCCGTTTCCATGTCCGTGGATACTTTTGGAACCAACAGGATTTCCGAAAGAAAAATCGAGGCCATGATACGGGAACATTTTGATTTGAGGCCCGGGGCCATAATCGACCACTTGAACCTGAAGAATCCTATCTATCAAAGCCTGGCTGCCTATGGCCATTTTGGACGCCCGGAATTGGATCTTCCCTGGGAGAAAACGGACAAAGCTGCTGTCATCAGGAAAGAAGTCGGTCTGTAA